From a region of the Candidatus Eisenbacteria bacterium genome:
- a CDS encoding response regulator transcription factor — protein MATTRILVVEDDAKISEVIRLYLESSGYSVEEVRDGQTALERLTREPVFQLVVLDLMLPRVDGFEVCRRLRATSDVPVLLVTARGAEEDRLAGLDGGADDYLIKPFSPRELVARVRAILRRAPRTPASGPAVERAGVRLDPLRHEATVRGDVTALTPREFALLLALMRTPGRVFTRAELIERALGDEFEGLDRTIDVHVRNLRRKIEPDPAVPRLIETVPGVGYRFSSRDE, from the coding sequence ATGGCAACGACTCGGATCCTGGTCGTCGAGGATGACGCGAAGATCTCCGAGGTGATCCGCCTCTATCTGGAAAGCTCCGGCTATTCGGTCGAGGAGGTGCGGGATGGGCAGACGGCGCTCGAGCGGCTCACCCGGGAGCCGGTGTTTCAGCTGGTGGTTCTGGACCTCATGTTGCCGCGCGTCGACGGTTTCGAGGTGTGCCGGAGGCTTCGCGCGACCTCCGACGTTCCGGTCCTCCTGGTGACCGCTCGCGGCGCCGAGGAGGACCGGCTCGCGGGGCTCGACGGCGGCGCCGACGACTATCTGATCAAGCCCTTCAGCCCGCGCGAGCTGGTGGCGCGCGTACGCGCCATCCTGCGCCGTGCGCCTCGAACGCCGGCGTCCGGACCCGCGGTCGAACGCGCCGGGGTGCGTCTCGATCCCCTGCGACACGAAGCGACCGTGCGCGGCGACGTGACCGCCCTCACTCCTCGAGAGTTCGCGCTGCTGCTCGCGCTGATGCGCACGCCCGGTCGCGTCTTCACACGCGCCGAGCTGATCGAACGAGCACTCGGCGACGAATTCGAAGGACTCGATCGCACCATCGACGTCCACGTGCGCAATCTGCGTCGCAAGATCGAGCCCGATCCCGCCGTTCCAAGGCTGATCGAGACGGTGCCTGGAGTGGGTTACCGATTCAGCTCACGCGATGAGTAG
- a CDS encoding DUF480 domain-containing protein has protein sequence MTSPPPNAPRPLPAWKPLDAPQRRVLGVLIEKAKTTPAGYPMTLNAIVTGCNQKNNRDPITAYDDIDVGNTLGELATLGVVSEIDWLGRTAKYKHNSYEWLGVSKPELAVLTELLLRGAQAIGDLRVRAARMEPIADLAALKPIVDGLIARRLMIELSPAGRGQIVSHNLYTAHELAELKSRFAGQISRSEPVQLRETGTAERREAAPAGPRETEVAEPSAQIAALRAEVVRLAERVRILEVRIQNVRE, from the coding sequence ATGACCTCGCCACCTCCCAATGCTCCGCGCCCGCTTCCCGCATGGAAGCCGCTCGATGCACCGCAACGCCGAGTGCTCGGGGTGCTGATCGAGAAGGCCAAGACCACGCCGGCCGGCTACCCGATGACCCTCAATGCGATCGTGACGGGCTGCAATCAGAAGAACAATCGGGACCCCATCACGGCGTACGACGACATCGATGTCGGGAATACGCTGGGCGAACTGGCCACGCTCGGAGTCGTGAGCGAGATCGACTGGCTGGGCCGCACCGCCAAGTACAAGCACAACAGTTACGAGTGGCTGGGCGTGAGCAAGCCCGAACTGGCGGTGCTGACCGAGTTGCTGCTCCGCGGCGCACAGGCCATCGGCGACCTGCGGGTTCGGGCCGCACGGATGGAGCCGATCGCCGATCTCGCTGCGCTCAAGCCGATCGTCGATGGGCTGATCGCACGCCGTCTCATGATCGAGCTCAGTCCGGCAGGGCGTGGCCAGATCGTGAGCCACAATCTGTACACCGCGCACGAACTGGCGGAGCTCAAGTCCCGCTTCGCTGGCCAGATTTCGCGCAGCGAGCCGGTCCAACTCCGTGAGACCGGCACGGCAGAGCGCCGCGAGGCCGCACCTGCGGGGCCCCGCGAGACCGAAGTCGCGGAGCCCTCCGCTCAGATCGCCGCGTTGCGAGCGGAAGTCGTTCGTCTTGCCGAACGCGTACGGATCCTCGAGGTCCGGATTCAAAACGTGCGGGAATGA
- a CDS encoding FAD-binding oxidoreductase: MSNATNTEVRGMASSLTPDLYATLRAAVRGAVCLPGEPGYDQARTIWNAMIDRHPAVIVRASGAADVIQAVNFAREHSLRLAVRGGGHNIAGNAVCEGGLMIDLTPMKSVRVDPVARTARVEPGVTLGEFDRETQAFGLATPVGINSTTGIAGLTLGGGFGWLSRKYGLTIDNLLSVDLVTARGELVHASEKDNPELFWAVRGGGGNFGVVTSFEFKLHQVGPQVLSGLIVHPFANAKELLQAYRKIVASAPDELTCWAVMRKAPPLPFLPAEVHGTEVLVFALCFCGDPEAGRKAIAPLQALGKPIADVVGLNPLAGWQTAFDPLLTPGVRNYWKSHDFRELSDAALEVVLGAIRRLPSPDCEVFIGHLDGAVNRVPVTATAYPHRDVAFVLNVHTRWNERAQDDACIAWARELFDQMTPHATGGVYVNFMPEDEAARVKTGAYGPNFEKLARVKAKFDPSNLFRGNQNIAPAS; this comes from the coding sequence ATGTCGAACGCGACGAACACCGAGGTGAGAGGAATGGCCAGCTCGTTGACTCCGGATCTTTACGCCACGCTTCGTGCCGCGGTTCGTGGCGCGGTGTGCCTCCCCGGAGAGCCCGGCTACGACCAGGCGCGCACGATCTGGAACGCGATGATCGATCGACACCCCGCCGTCATCGTGCGGGCGAGCGGCGCCGCCGACGTCATCCAGGCGGTGAACTTCGCCCGCGAGCATTCGCTGCGACTCGCGGTCCGCGGCGGCGGACACAACATCGCCGGGAATGCGGTCTGCGAAGGTGGGCTGATGATCGACCTCACGCCGATGAAGTCGGTGCGCGTCGACCCGGTTGCGCGCACCGCACGCGTCGAGCCCGGCGTCACGCTCGGAGAATTCGATCGCGAAACGCAGGCGTTCGGACTCGCGACTCCGGTCGGCATCAACTCGACGACCGGCATCGCCGGACTCACTCTGGGCGGCGGCTTCGGGTGGCTGAGTCGCAAGTACGGTCTGACGATCGACAATCTGCTGTCGGTCGACCTCGTCACCGCCCGCGGCGAACTGGTGCATGCGAGCGAGAAGGACAACCCCGAGCTGTTCTGGGCGGTGCGCGGGGGCGGCGGCAACTTCGGCGTCGTCACGTCGTTCGAATTCAAGCTGCACCAGGTCGGGCCGCAGGTGCTGTCGGGCCTGATCGTGCACCCGTTCGCGAACGCCAAGGAGCTGCTGCAGGCGTATCGAAAAATCGTCGCGAGCGCGCCCGATGAACTCACCTGCTGGGCGGTCATGCGCAAGGCACCGCCGTTGCCGTTCCTGCCTGCCGAGGTTCACGGCACCGAGGTCCTGGTGTTCGCGCTGTGCTTCTGCGGAGACCCGGAGGCAGGTCGCAAGGCCATCGCGCCGCTGCAAGCACTTGGCAAGCCGATCGCCGACGTGGTGGGTCTCAATCCGCTCGCCGGCTGGCAGACCGCGTTCGACCCGCTGCTGACGCCTGGCGTGCGTAACTATTGGAAGTCCCACGACTTCCGGGAACTCTCGGATGCAGCGCTCGAAGTGGTGCTCGGCGCGATTCGCCGCCTGCCCTCACCCGACTGCGAGGTGTTCATCGGCCACCTGGACGGCGCGGTCAATCGCGTGCCGGTTACGGCAACCGCCTATCCGCACCGCGACGTGGCGTTCGTGCTCAACGTCCACACGCGCTGGAACGAACGCGCTCAGGACGACGCCTGCATCGCATGGGCCCGCGAGTTGTTCGATCAGATGACGCCGCACGCGACCGGCGGCGTGTACGTGAACTTCATGCCCGAAGACGAAGCCGCGCGGGTCAAGACCGGCGCGTACGGACCGAACTTCGAGAAGCTCGCTCGGGTGAAGGCGAAGTTCGACCCCTCCAACCTGTTTCGTGGGAATCAGAACATCGCGCCGGCCTCCTAG
- a CDS encoding alpha/beta hydrolase → MWESQINTLAESGYRCIAYDRRGFGQSGRPSGGYDYDTFASDLNDLVTQLDLHDSVLAGFSMGGGEVASYLGRYGSSRVSKAMLLGAVPPFLLKTADNPEGVDPSVFDGMLAAVKQDRLGFLDQFFSNFYNAEPGAKHVGADLIAFSKWIAWGASPLVTQRCSVAFGTTDFRDDLKKIKIPTLIAHGDADRIVPFEVSARRSRTR, encoded by the coding sequence ATGTGGGAATCGCAGATCAATACACTTGCCGAGTCGGGGTATCGCTGCATCGCCTACGACCGGCGCGGCTTCGGGCAATCGGGACGACCCTCCGGCGGCTACGACTACGACACTTTCGCCTCCGACCTGAACGACCTCGTGACCCAGCTAGACCTTCACGATTCGGTGCTGGCCGGATTCTCGATGGGCGGCGGTGAGGTGGCGAGCTACCTGGGGCGCTACGGCTCGAGCCGCGTCTCGAAGGCGATGCTGCTCGGCGCGGTGCCGCCGTTCCTCCTCAAGACCGCCGACAACCCCGAAGGTGTCGACCCGAGCGTGTTCGACGGCATGCTGGCGGCGGTGAAGCAGGACCGGCTCGGATTCCTCGATCAGTTCTTTTCGAATTTCTACAACGCAGAGCCGGGAGCGAAACACGTCGGCGCCGACCTGATTGCGTTCAGCAAGTGGATTGCCTGGGGGGCATCGCCGCTCGTCACTCAGCGGTGCAGCGTGGCATTCGGCACCACGGACTTCCGCGACGACCTGAAGAAGATCAAGATTCCGACGCTGATCGCTCATGGAGATGCTGACCGAATCGTGCCGTTCGAGGTTTCCGCCCGGCGCTCGCGCACGCGCTGA
- a CDS encoding DUF4097 family beta strand repeat protein, with amino-acid sequence MPSPRLAFARIRLARVRLAMVLASLLVAASATSWAARVTPSLKVENWSWSDRVPAGHRVTVSGLYGDIVVVPTLNSTLRVTARKAGRLQDPSEVQIRVANDRDGITVCTVYPGRHDACEPGEGREHTLDRDTDVDFRVELPVGSPLVARTIYGDIDIRGISATVDASTDQGRCRVETSRGGRVRTLSGDIRLQLGRMLPGAHLSVESINGQLRIEVPKDFDATITARTENGAITSELSGGLEGSPARTARWSFGAPRGTIECVTENGRIAVVRGR; translated from the coding sequence ATGCCGTCACCCCGACTCGCCTTCGCCCGCATACGACTCGCCCGCGTCCGGCTCGCGATGGTCCTCGCGAGCCTGCTCGTCGCCGCGAGCGCGACTTCCTGGGCCGCCCGGGTGACGCCCTCACTCAAGGTCGAGAACTGGAGCTGGAGCGATCGCGTTCCGGCCGGGCATCGAGTCACCGTGAGCGGACTCTACGGTGACATCGTGGTCGTGCCGACCCTCAACTCAACCTTGCGCGTCACCGCGCGCAAGGCCGGCCGGCTCCAGGATCCGAGCGAAGTGCAGATCCGCGTCGCCAACGATCGCGATGGCATCACCGTCTGCACCGTCTACCCAGGCCGCCACGACGCATGCGAGCCGGGAGAGGGTCGCGAGCACACGCTCGATCGCGACACCGATGTGGATTTCCGCGTCGAGCTGCCGGTGGGGAGTCCGCTGGTCGCGCGCACGATCTACGGCGACATCGACATCCGCGGGATCTCCGCAACCGTCGACGCCTCCACCGATCAGGGGCGTTGCCGAGTCGAGACCAGCCGTGGGGGCCGCGTGCGCACGCTGAGTGGTGACATTCGGCTGCAGCTCGGGCGCATGCTTCCCGGTGCGCATCTGAGCGTCGAGAGCATCAACGGCCAGCTCCGGATCGAAGTCCCGAAGGACTTCGACGCCACCATCACCGCCCGCACCGAGAACGGAGCGATCACGAGCGAGTTGTCCGGCGGGCTCGAGGGTTCGCCCGCGCGCACCGCTCGCTGGAGCTTCGGCGCGCCACGCGGAACGATCGAGTGCGTCACGGAAAACGGGCGCATCGCGGTGGTTCGGGGCAGGTAG
- a CDS encoding aspartate aminotransferase family protein: MTQIESNTSPYLAAAHANDRAHVFHSWSAQGALNPTVIAGAKGSRMWDDKGNTWLDFSSQLVNVNIGHQHPRLVAAIQEQAARMCTIAPFHANDMRSEAARLIAELAPGDLDMVFFTNGGTEAIENAVRLARGHTGRHKLLSAYRSYHGATGNSIMLTGDPRRWGNEPGAAGTVKFWGPYLYRSAFHATTPAEECDRALEHLANVLMVEGAHTVAAIVLESVVGTNGILVPPDGYLAGVRALCDQHGIVMICDEVMAGFGRCGEWFAVDRWKVTPDLITFAKGSNSGYLPVGGVIISRKIAETYRDRVFPGGLTYSGHPLACASIVASIGIFKDEKIVDNARRLGTDVIGPELAKIAVKHPSVGEVRGLGVFWAIELVRDRKTRAPLVPFNASGAEAKPMVELMAACKAGGVWPFAHFNRLQVTPPCTTTADEVREGLAAIDVALAVADRYAGE; this comes from the coding sequence ATGACCCAAATCGAATCGAACACCTCGCCCTATCTCGCTGCCGCCCACGCCAACGATCGCGCCCACGTCTTCCACTCCTGGTCGGCCCAGGGAGCGCTCAATCCCACCGTGATCGCCGGAGCCAAGGGCTCCCGCATGTGGGACGACAAGGGCAACACTTGGCTCGACTTCTCGAGCCAGCTCGTCAACGTGAACATCGGGCACCAGCACCCGAGGCTCGTCGCCGCGATCCAGGAACAGGCCGCGCGCATGTGCACGATCGCGCCGTTCCACGCCAACGACATGCGCAGTGAGGCCGCACGGCTGATCGCCGAGCTCGCCCCCGGTGATCTCGACATGGTGTTCTTCACCAATGGAGGCACCGAAGCGATCGAGAACGCGGTGCGACTCGCGCGCGGACACACCGGACGCCACAAGCTCCTGTCGGCCTACCGGAGTTATCACGGCGCGACCGGCAACTCGATCATGCTGACCGGCGATCCGCGCCGCTGGGGCAATGAGCCGGGCGCCGCCGGGACCGTCAAGTTCTGGGGCCCGTATCTCTATCGCTCCGCGTTCCACGCCACGACGCCCGCGGAGGAATGCGATCGCGCACTCGAACACCTCGCGAACGTGCTGATGGTCGAGGGCGCCCACACGGTGGCGGCGATCGTGCTCGAGAGCGTGGTCGGCACCAACGGCATTCTGGTTCCTCCCGATGGATATCTCGCCGGGGTGCGCGCGCTTTGCGATCAGCACGGCATCGTGATGATCTGCGATGAGGTCATGGCGGGCTTCGGACGCTGCGGCGAGTGGTTCGCAGTCGATCGCTGGAAGGTGACACCGGACCTCATCACGTTCGCCAAGGGCTCGAACTCAGGCTACCTGCCGGTGGGTGGAGTGATCATCAGCCGAAAGATCGCCGAGACCTACCGGGACCGCGTCTTCCCCGGCGGCCTCACCTACTCGGGGCATCCGCTCGCGTGCGCATCGATCGTCGCGAGCATCGGCATCTTCAAGGACGAGAAGATCGTCGACAATGCGCGCAGGCTCGGCACCGACGTGATCGGCCCGGAACTCGCGAAGATCGCGGTCAAGCATCCGAGTGTCGGTGAGGTCCGCGGGCTCGGAGTCTTCTGGGCCATCGAATTGGTGCGCGACCGCAAGACCCGGGCACCGCTGGTGCCGTTCAATGCCAGTGGCGCAGAGGCCAAACCGATGGTCGAGCTGATGGCCGCCTGCAAGGCTGGTGGCGTGTGGCCGTTCGCACACTTCAACCGCCTTCAGGTCACGCCACCCTGCACCACGACCGCGGACGAGGTACGCGAAGGACTCGCGGCGATCGACGTGGCGCTTGCGGTGGCGGATCGATACGCCGGCGAGTGA